GATGCTTTCAGATATGCCCGCAAGCCCTGCCTCAGCGCGCGTCGGGCAACTTCTGTTGCAGACCAAGGTTGAGCGCCCACTGCTCTTGCACGGAAATGATGCGCCGCGAACTGGTCTTGAGCGAGCCCTCTTGCGTCCACAGAAATGGATAAAAATTCAGACATAGCTCGCCGGACAAGGGCAATTCGGGCAATTCGTCAAAGCCCTCCGCGTCGCCAGGCTGGCGGCCGTAAAACTGCCGCAACTGGCTGGTAAAAGCCCATTGGACAAACATCGTGAAGCCGATCTCCAGCGCTTCCCACTCCAGCGTCTCGGGAGCCAGGTAATACATATTGCCCTGGTCGTCCCCGAGTGCGCCGCCATTGATGGCAAAAAATCCGCCCAGCACGTCGTCGGCGACCAGCAGAAAACCGTCGGCCTTTCCTTTGTTCCAGGCAGCGATATCCCTGCCCAGCCTGGCATGTCCCGACCCCAGTATGCGCAGCCAGCCGTCATCCACCAGGATGCCCCCCGTTTCATAGGCTATCGCCCCCAGGGGAGAACGCGTGGTGACCTGCAGGCTCAGCAGCACATCCTCCCTGCCGGCCGCGGGCGGCAGCAATTCCACCGGCAAGTCGGCCTCGTCGGCCCATTGCCTGATCAGGGGAAACGCCGGGTCTTCGCTATCGAGTAATTCATTCAATGTACGCATGCAATCTGACCTTATCGATGACCGCTTCCGGCGGTCGGAATGTGCACGGCGACGCAGGCACTGTCTGGCGGGCGGGACCCGGCACCGTTCATTTTGCGGACGTCAGATACGCCCGCAAACCATGCGTGAGCACAAAAGGAAACACGCTCGCATGGTCTTCGTCCTCGAACACGCGCAAACGCGTTTTCAGATTCGGAAACTTGCGCGATTTCAGCTTGCCGTCGAATTCGCGCACGTCGGCCACCATGTCGGCGTCTTCCTCGGAGCGCGAACGTTTCTTGCCTGCCGCCAGCTTTTCCAGGCCGCCGATGCCGAAGAACACGGAAGCTGGCAAGTCCTTGTGGCTGGCGGCATACGCCTGCTCGCGGTCGAACATCACGCCAGCGTCGTACCACAGCGACGGACTGCCAAGGATGTAGTGCTCGAAGGTGCGCGGTTCCGTCAGCAAAAATTGCAGGCCCAGCAGACTGCCGTAGGAATGGCAGATAAACACCTTGCGCTGCATATTCACGCGATAGTTACTGGCGATAAAGGGAAACACCTCGCCCGCGATGAACTGGCCATACGCCTTCGCTTCGCCGAACGCCGGCTGCCGCCCCGGCATGTCCGAGCGGTAATCGTGCTTGCGCGGCGTGGTGGGCGTGTAGTCGCGGCGGCGGCTGTACACCCCGCCGTCGCCGTTGGCGTACGACAGGCCGACCACCACCACTTCTTCCATCCCGGCATGCTTGTTCAGGCGCTGCGCGATATTGCGCACGACGGGAAACGCATAATTGGCATCGACGACGAACAGCACCGGGTAGCGTTTATTCCCCTGCCGATAGGAATCGGGCAAGGCCACATACACCTGATAATCGCGGTTCAAGGTTTGCGCATGGATGTCGCGCACTTCCGTATTCTCCAAAACGTAACTGGCGGGGGCGGTGGCGGGGGCGGCATGGGCATTGTTGAGCAGGCAGCAGAGTGCGAGCAGCAGGCTGAGGGATTTCAAACGGGGTTCCTTGACGTAGTCAGTGATGGCGCGATGACATCAACAATCTGAAAAAGAAATGACACTGTTCCAATCATGCCAAAAATACATCCGCACTACAATATCAAAACTCGCCCTCCATGAGCAAGTCTTCCGGCAAGGTCTCTGGCATGAGGGCCAGCAGCGCTGGCGGGATATATTGCACGGCTTGCCGCTCGTCTTCCGCCAGACATTGAAAATCGACGATGAAATGCGCGATATGGCTCAGATACTGCTCGATCAGTTTGCGATACGGCTCGCTGACAAGTTCTGCCTTCAACTCCAGCAGCGTTGCATGGGCGCGCTGGAGGAAAATAGGGATCACGTAATAGTTCTTGCTCAGGAAAAGGCCCGTCACATGGTTGACATGGCACACCAGCGCATACGTCGGGCTGGCCATGCGGTAACACTGGTCCGGACAAAGGCGCGGCGAATTGATATGTTCCTGGTAGCGCCTGATTTCCCGGCGCGCCTCTTTCGCCCCCTCGCGTTCATTGCGCATGGCGCGTCCTTTCAATCTTGTTCACTAGCAATATCCGCCACATGCAGGGGGTGGAACGCGAGCAGGTCGCCATAGCTGGCCACCGCATGCTGCGGATGGTTCGCGATGGTGCCGCTGTAGCAGCCTCGTATTTATCGATGCCGGTCACCTGCACCCACATCCGTTCGCACTGGCCGTCGCCGCGCGCACCATCCTCGGCGGCGAAGCGGAACACGCGTTTCACGCAGGCGCCGATGGGCAGCGCATCGCGTACCGCGGCCGGCGGCGGCTCGATATCCGTCAAATAGCGGGAAAGCCAGACGGCGTCTTCCAGGTAATAGCCCTGTTCGGCAAACGCGGGAAACGGCTTGTCCTTGAAACGCTCCCAGTGTCCCGCCCCGTCATCCCGCTGCGCGCCCCAGCCACGGGGCAAGCCATGCAACTCTGCCAGCAAGTCATCTCTTGGTATCATGTCTGCCAGACAGACAATCTTGACTGAACTTAACATCGTTTCAGTTGAGGCCGCGTGAAATTGCCAATCCCCTTCGTAGTCATGGGACACCAGCACGATGGGAGCGCCGTTCAAGACCTCCGTGGTCGTGAAGCAGGCGGTATTCGGGGCATCGGGGAATTTCCAGGCAGCGCTCATCTTGTCTTGTCCACGGATTCATCCGTTTCAGGCAATTGCCGTGGCGGCGGCTGTGGATAGCGCCAGCAACGCTGCCGACAGGAGAAGCGTACGTATCGTGCCCGCCCCGCTTGCCAACGGCGGCGCCGCAATCGGCCGCACTTACTTGGCCGCCGTCAACTGCACCAGCTTGCGCTCGACAAACGCCTGCAGCTGCGGCGACAGGGTTTGCAAGCCCTTGGCGCGCTCGAACGCCTGGCGCGCCTGGGCCGGGTGGTTGTCCGCTTGCAAGGCGATGCCGAGACCCATCCACCAGACGCCGTTGTCGGGCGCCGCCTGCAGGGCCAGCTGGTAGTGCTCGGACGCTTCGCGGTAGCGCTGCTCGCGCTGCAGCACGCCGGCCAGGAAGGCGTGGTATTCGCCGCTGTCGGCGGCGTACGGCAAGCTGCGCATCAGGGTGTCGAGCGCGGCCGCTCCGCCGTTGGTCTTGTCCAGCTGCAGACGGGCCAGCATCATCGCTTGCGCCGGCTGTTTCGGGTCCAGTGCCAGGCTCAGCTGCAACTGGCGGGCAGCCTCGTCGGGACGCTGCGCTTCGAGCAGCAGGCGCACCAGGGTTTCGCGCGCGCCCTGGTGGCGCGGGTCCAGCTGCAGGGTCTGCTGCAAACCGGGCAACGCTTCGGAGACGCGGCCATCCTGCAACTGGGCCAGCGCGCGCCGGTATGCATTCTCCACGCGCTGCTGCGCAGTCACTTGCTTGCCGTCGATGAGGCGTTCGCTGGCGGCGGGCGCTGCCGTCCTTACAACGGGCGCAGCGGCAGGCTTGGCGGGTTTTTCCGTGACGCGCCGCATTTCGGCGGGCCGCGCCCTGGCGGGCGCCGGGGAAGCTTCCTCGGCCTGGGACACGGGTTCGGGCTCAACCGCCGGGGCGGACACCACCGGCGCAGGCGCTACGGCGACAGGCACAGGAACGGGCACTGGAACGGGTACCGGGACAGGCGCCGGAAGCGGGTTGCTGGCCACATTCACCAGCACGGGCGGCACGGGCGGGCGCTTCAGGTAGACCCAGCCCAGGGCGATGGCCGCCGCCGTCAGGCCGGCAGCGCCGCCGAAGATCAGCGCGCGCGGCAAGCCCCGCTCGCGTTCGGGCACGGAGCGGATGCCGGCCGCGTCGCCGCGTCCATCGGGAGTGCCGCGCGCATCGAGGTCTTGCAACATCTTGTTAATCAGGCTCATCTACAGGCTCATCTTCGTCATCGGTTCAATAAAGTCCAGCTCACGCCGCAGGCGGCGGCCAGCACGCCGGCGCCAGCCAGCCATGGCCAAGGCTTCCGCCACAAGCGCGGCTTGCTGGCCAGGGTATCGCTGGCGGCCAGCGCCACGTGGCGCCCGCTGACCTGCTGCCGCCCTTCGCCATACGCCACCATCAGCGCCTTGTGCGCCATGATGTTGATCAGGCGCGGGATGCCGCCGGAGGCCTGGTACAGCTTGCGCACGCCGCCCCGGCTGAACAGACGCGCGCCATCGAAACCGGCCACGCGCAGACGGTGCGCCACATAGAAATCCACGTCGTCGCGCGACAACGGTCCCAGGTGGTAGTGAAAGGTGATGCGCTGCGCCAGCTGACGGATTTCCGGCAGGGCCAGCTTGACGTCGAGTTCGGGCTGGCCGAACAGCACGATTTGCAGCAGCTTGCGTTTTTCCGTTTCCAGGTTCGTCAGCAGGCGCAGCGCTTCGAGGCTGTCGACGGGAATCGCCTGCGCTTCATCCAGGCACAGCAGCACGCGCTTGCCTTGCGCCGCCAGGTTAAGCAGGCGCAAGTTGAGGGATTTGAGTAGCTGGTGCTGATCCGCATCTTTCTCCAGCAATACATCGAGGTCGTCCGCCAGCGCCAGGATCAGCGATCGGGGCGGCAGGTTAGGATTCGGGATATAGGCCGTGACGAAATCCCGCCCCAGCGATTGCATGAACTTGCGGCACAAAAAGGTTTTACCAGTGCCCACTTCGCCAGTGATCTTGATGAAGCCCTCGCCATTGCGCGCCGCCACCAGCAAGGTGTTGAGCGCCTTTTGCGACTGCGGGCCGTTGAAAAAGAAACTGGTATCGGGCGTGAGGCCGAACGGCGCCTCGCGCAAGCCGAAATGGGCCTGGTACATTTAGCGCCGCTCCGACGGCCGGCGCGGGTCGAGCGCCTCGATGCGTTTGCCCGAATCGAGCAAGTCCTCGTTCCAGCTGTTGGCGCCTTCGACGATGGTGGGCTTGATCAGCACCACCAGTTCGCGCTTCTGGATCACCTGGCCCGTGTTGCGGAACAGCGCGCCCAGCACGGGAATATCGCCCGCGCCCGGCACCTGAGAACGGTCCGAGGTCGTGGCCTGGCGCATCAGGCCGCCGATGGCGACGATCCGCCCATCCTGGCTGCGCACCATGCTGTCCATCTCGGACGTGCTGGAGGCGGCCAGCGGCAGTTTCAGCGAGCCGGCGCTGCCCAGGTCGATTTCCTTGCTGATGGTCGACACCTGGCTGACGGACGGGTGCACGTGCAGGATGATGTTGCCATCCGCATCGATCTGCGGCGTCACGTCCAGCACCACGCCGGAAAAGAACGGCTGCAAGGTCACGTTGGGGCTGGTGGTGGCGCCGCTGGCCGTCGTATTCGTGGTGGTGGACACGCCCGTCACGTAAAACTCGTCCGTGCCTATCTTCAGCACGGCCTTCTGGTTGTTCATGGTGGCGATGCGCGGACTCGACAGCACGTGCACGGAGCCTTGCGATTCCAGGAAGGAAATCATGGCGGCAAAGTTGGCTGTCTGGAACGCCAGGCCGAACATGGAGCCGGCCGCCGTCGCCGCCGAGCTGAGGCCGAAGCCGCTGCTGGCCGTCAGGCCGCTGCCATTCGTCATGTTGGGCGGCTGGCCGCCGTTGAACGGCAGCGGCGCCAGGCTGCCGCCCGGCTGGATGAAGCCCGTCGAGATGCGGTTCGTGTGGCCGCTCTTGATCGAGGCGAACGAGGCCCAGTTGATGCCCGTCTGCGTGTTGTCGTTGAGCTCGACTTCGAGGATTTTCGCTTCCAGGATCACCTGGCGGTCGACGGACAGCTGCGTGGCCTTCAGGTACATGTCGACGTTGCGCAGCTCTTCCGGCATGGCGCGGATGACGATCACGCCCGACTGCGGGCTCAGCACCACTTGCCGGCCGCCCTCGGTGCTGCCGACGATGGCTTCCAGCGCCGCCTTCAATTCCGGCCAGAAGTCTGCCGTGGACGAGGTGGTGAGGTTGCTGCTATCCAGGGTGCGGCCGCCCTGGCCGCCATTCGTCTGCTGGTTCTGCTCGCTATTCTGGTTGTTGCCCTGGTTGCCATTGCCGCCCGAACCGCCCGAATTGGTCGAACCGACCGAGCCCACCGAGGTCGACGACACGCGCAGGTTGGAACTGCCCCTGCGCGCGCCCGTCAGGTAATTGACATGGAACAAGCGCGTCTGCATGGTCAGCGGCTTGATGTAGATCTGCGTGCCTTCGACCTTGTAGTCGTAGCCGTACAGCTCGCGCACGGCGTCGAGCGCCTGGAACAGGGTCACGTCCTTCAGGTTGGCCGAAATCGTGCCGCCGATATCGGGATGGACCAGCATGTTGTAGCGCGTGCCGGCCACGATGGAGGTGAAGAACTGGCGCGCCGGCACATTGTTGAAGGCCACGTTGAAGCGCTCGTCGAGCGCGGCGCGGGCCTTCGGCAATTGCTGGGCCAGGGCCGCCACGGGCGGCAGCAGCGCCGCTTCCACGGCATCGGGCTGGGCTGCCGGCGTGGTGGTGGCCGCCGCGCCCTTGACGGCGTCTGTAATCGCATTATAGGTATCGCGCTTGACGGGCGCGACATTGCAGCCGCCCAGGCCCAGGCTGACGCTGACAAGCGCCGCCATCGTGCTGATCTTGAACATGCTCGCCTTGTGTTGATTGAATTGCTTGGCCACTTCTTCTACTCCTGCTTGCGGTCGGTCTTGCTGTCGGTCTGAGGCGGTATCTTGCTGCCCGGGTACAGCTTGAAGGTTTCCAGTGTTTTACCACGCCGCAATAATACGGCCGTGTCGCGGATCTCCGTCACCACGGCGTCGCCCACCTTGCTGCCGACCTTGACTGTCTGGCCATCGATGACGGCGAGGCGTCGGCCGCCCGGCTGGGTGGAGATGAGCACCGATTGCAGGCGCGGCTGCGCGGGCGCGACGGGAGCGGCGCTGGCGGGCGCCCACAGGGCCGCGGGCGGGCGCGTGGGGTCGTCCAGCGCCTGCGCCTGCACGCCGCTGCAGGCCAGGCACAGCGCCAGGAGCGGCGCCCAGCGGCGCGGCGCGCGGCCGGCGGTCACAGTGCGATCCATGTGTCATCCATGCTGAGGGTATATAAAGTCAGGGTCAGCGTCGCTTGCGGGTAAGTTTCGGCCTCCAGGCGGGCCTGGCCCCAGAAGACCCGCGTCGGCATCGCCTGCAGCGCCTGCATGTACTGCAGCATGTCGGCATAACTGCCCTGCAGCACCACTTCCACGCCATGCCGGTGCAGCAGGGGCGCCGGGGCGCTTGCCTTGGCGGCGCCGTCGCCGGACGCTGCGGCTGCCGGGGAAGCGCCCACGCCACCTCCAGACAAGGTTTTCAGCGCGACCACACGCAGGCCGGCATGCCGGCGCAGCAACTGTTCCAGCAGCGCCACCATGCGTTCGGGCGCCACCAGGCCGTGCTGCTTCTGGCGCAGCTGCTCTTTCATTCTCGCCCCTTCCGCCAGCAGGGCCGCCAGACGCGCGCGCGCATTCTGGTCCGGATCCACTGCGTGCGCCAGCATGGTCAGTTCGATTTCCTTGGCGATGGCTGCCTTCTGGTTTTGCTTTTGCGCAATGCTCGCATGCAGCGCCGCGCGTTTCGCGAACAGCGGATTAAAGAACAAAAAATAGAAGACGAACAGGAGCGCGGCCACGCCCGCGCCGAACAGCATCAGCCGCTCGCGCCGGCTGAGGGCGTCGAAGGCAGCGGCCCATTTTTTCAGCAAGGGCTGCATCAGTGTTTTCCTCCCGCTGCCGCGGCGGACGCCGCAAGCTGGCTTGATGATTGCAAGCTGAAAGTCACATACGGCGCCGCCGGTGCCTTGCCTTCGGTGACCGCCGGCACCGGCGGCTGGCCGATGTCGAGGCTGGCGAAGCTCTTGCCTGCCAGCACATCCTGCTGGCCCAAACGCGTGATATACGCGGGCAGCAGCGACGCGCGCAAGGCGCGGCCCTGCAAGCCGAGTTCACTGCCGGCACCGGCGATATTGATGTTCGTCAACCATACGCCTTCCACCCTGGCCTGCGCCAGCGCGCGGAAATAGCCGGCAAAGCCCTGGGTATTGCCCATTTCGCCACTAGCCAGCACGGCCGACGCATCCAGCAGCAACTGGCGCTGCGCCTCGGCGGCCGCGACTTCCTGCGCCAGCGCCGGATCTTTCTTGCGTGGCGGAAAATCACGCAAGGCCTGGTCGCGCCTGGCCTCTTCTTTTGCCAGCGCCGCCTGGACATCCGCGTCCTGGCGCTGCAGTTCCGTCAGCGAGCGCTGGCCCAGCACGCACAGCAGCAGCAAGCCCAGCGCCAGCGCACCGAGGCAGGCGCCGGCGGTGCGCGCCGACATCTGGTGGGTCGTCTGTTCGAACTGGGGGTTGAACAGATTGATCTGCTGGCTCATGCGCCCTTCCCTTCGCTCTTGCCCGGGAGCATGCCCCCCTCGCGCAAGGCCGCGCCCAGCGCCAGGAAGTAGCGCGCCTGCATGTCCGGCTCGCGCAAGGCGGCAACCCGGGAAAAGTCAAACACCTGATTCAAGTCCAGCCGTTCGACCGGCATGTACAGATTATCGGCCAGATAGCCGTGCAAGCCATCGCTGGCGCCCGTCATCAGCATCAGGCGCGAGAGCGAAATGAAGTGGAACTGGCGGTCGAAGTGGTCGAACGAGCGCTGCAGCTCCAGGGTGACACGATCGTAATACTGGCTGGCGTCGGGAGAGTGCAATTGCGGCAAGGTCACATCGATGCGGCGCGCCTGGTACAGCTCGCCATTGAAACTCATGGTCAGCAAGCCGCCGTCGCCATCGAAGGACAGCACGGCGATGCCGCGCCCCGGCGTTTCCAGCAGGGTGGCGATATTGCGCTGCGCCATTTCCGGGATATCGATCACGGACAGGCCGATCTTGCATACGCCATACAGCCCCTGGCGCCGCGACACGGCGCTGTTGCGCGCGGCGACGGCAAACACGCTGCTGCCGCGCTGGGTGCCGTTCGGGTCACCGGGGATGTCGAACACGTCGATGGTGGCCTCGGCCAGGGGAAAGTCCAGCATGTCCTTCAGGCGCCAGCCCACGGCCGTCTTCAATTCCTCGCGCGGCACAGCCGGCGCTTCCAGCGACAGCAGCTGGTACTCGCCGCCGGCCAGCACGGTACTGCAGTGGCGCGCCGCGGCCTGCAGTTCCTTGCCCAGCTTTTCCAGCACTTCGGCCGACGCGGGCCGTTCCGCCGCCTGGTAACTGGCGCACAGCACGCGCGGCAGGCCGTCGGCGGGACGCTCGACAACGACGGCGCTGACACCTTCGCGGCCAAACGCCGTCGCCAGCCAGCCATCGTATTTTCTTGCTCTTGCGAATAAACCCATGCGAACTATCCAGTGTAAGTGCCTGCCCGACTTGTCGCGCAGATAAT
This window of the Janthinobacterium agaricidamnosum genome carries:
- a CDS encoding PilN domain-containing protein, with the protein product MSQQINLFNPQFEQTTHQMSARTAGACLGALALGLLLLCVLGQRSLTELQRQDADVQAALAKEEARRDQALRDFPPRKKDPALAQEVAAAEAQRQLLLDASAVLASGEMGNTQGFAGYFRALAQARVEGVWLTNINIAGAGSELGLQGRALRASLLPAYITRLGQQDVLAGKSFASLDIGQPPVPAVTEGKAPAAPYVTFSLQSSSQLAASAAAAGGKH
- the mshL gene encoding pilus (MSHA type) biogenesis protein MshL; its protein translation is MFKISTMAALVSVSLGLGGCNVAPVKRDTYNAITDAVKGAAATTTPAAQPDAVEAALLPPVAALAQQLPKARAALDERFNVAFNNVPARQFFTSIVAGTRYNMLVHPDIGGTISANLKDVTLFQALDAVRELYGYDYKVEGTQIYIKPLTMQTRLFHVNYLTGARRGSSNLRVSSTSVGSVGSTNSGGSGGNGNQGNNQNSEQNQQTNGGQGGRTLDSSNLTTSSTADFWPELKAALEAIVGSTEGGRQVVLSPQSGVIVIRAMPEELRNVDMYLKATQLSVDRQVILEAKILEVELNDNTQTGINWASFASIKSGHTNRISTGFIQPGGSLAPLPFNGGQPPNMTNGSGLTASSGFGLSSAATAAGSMFGLAFQTANFAAMISFLESQGSVHVLSSPRIATMNNQKAVLKIGTDEFYVTGVSTTTNTTASGATTSPNVTLQPFFSGVVLDVTPQIDADGNIILHVHPSVSQVSTISKEIDLGSAGSLKLPLAASSTSEMDSMVRSQDGRIVAIGGLMRQATTSDRSQVPGAGDIPVLGALFRNTGQVIQKRELVVLIKPTIVEGANSWNEDLLDSGKRIEALDPRRPSERR
- a CDS encoding alpha/beta hydrolase produces the protein MKSLSLLLALCCLLNNAHAAPATAPASYVLENTEVRDIHAQTLNRDYQVYVALPDSYRQGNKRYPVLFVVDANYAFPVVRNIAQRLNKHAGMEEVVVVGLSYANGDGGVYSRRRDYTPTTPRKHDYRSDMPGRQPAFGEAKAYGQFIAGEVFPFIASNYRVNMQRKVFICHSYGSLLGLQFLLTEPRTFEHYILGSPSLWYDAGVMFDREQAYAASHKDLPASVFFGIGGLEKLAAGKKRSRSEEDADMVADVREFDGKLKSRKFPNLKTRLRVFEDEDHASVFPFVLTHGLRAYLTSAK
- a CDS encoding tetratricopeptide repeat protein — its product is MSLINKMLQDLDARGTPDGRGDAAGIRSVPERERGLPRALIFGGAAGLTAAAIALGWVYLKRPPVPPVLVNVASNPLPAPVPVPVPVPVPVPVAVAPAPVVSAPAVEPEPVSQAEEASPAPARARPAEMRRVTEKPAKPAAAPVVRTAAPAASERLIDGKQVTAQQRVENAYRRALAQLQDGRVSEALPGLQQTLQLDPRHQGARETLVRLLLEAQRPDEAARQLQLSLALDPKQPAQAMMLARLQLDKTNGGAAALDTLMRSLPYAADSGEYHAFLAGVLQREQRYREASEHYQLALQAAPDNGVWWMGLGIALQADNHPAQARQAFERAKGLQTLSPQLQAFVERKLVQLTAAK
- a CDS encoding agglutinin biogenesis protein MshI, which gives rise to MGLFARARKYDGWLATAFGREGVSAVVVERPADGLPRVLCASYQAAERPASAEVLEKLGKELQAAARHCSTVLAGGEYQLLSLEAPAVPREELKTAVGWRLKDMLDFPLAEATIDVFDIPGDPNGTQRGSSVFAVAARNSAVSRRQGLYGVCKIGLSVIDIPEMAQRNIATLLETPGRGIAVLSFDGDGGLLTMSFNGELYQARRIDVTLPQLHSPDASQYYDRVTLELQRSFDHFDRQFHFISLSRLMLMTGASDGLHGYLADNLYMPVERLDLNQVFDFSRVAALREPDMQARYFLALGAALREGGMLPGKSEGKGA
- the gspM gene encoding type II secretion system protein GspM translates to MQPLLKKWAAAFDALSRRERLMLFGAGVAALLFVFYFLFFNPLFAKRAALHASIAQKQNQKAAIAKEIELTMLAHAVDPDQNARARLAALLAEGARMKEQLRQKQHGLVAPERMVALLEQLLRRHAGLRVVALKTLSGGGVGASPAAAASGDGAAKASAPAPLLHRHGVEVVLQGSYADMLQYMQALQAMPTRVFWGQARLEAETYPQATLTLTLYTLSMDDTWIAL
- a CDS encoding DUF2625 family protein, which codes for MRTLNELLDSEDPAFPLIRQWADEADLPVELLPPAAGREDVLLSLQVTTRSPLGAIAYETGGILVDDGWLRILGSGHARLGRDIAAWNKGKADGFLLVADDVLGGFFAINGGALGDDQGNMYYLAPETLEWEALEIGFTMFVQWAFTSQLRQFYGRQPGDAEGFDELPELPLSGELCLNFYPFLWTQEGSLKTSSRRIISVQEQWALNLGLQQKLPDAR
- a CDS encoding MSHA biogenesis protein MshK, translating into MDRTVTAGRAPRRWAPLLALCLACSGVQAQALDDPTRPPAALWAPASAAPVAPAQPRLQSVLISTQPGGRRLAVIDGQTVKVGSKVGDAVVTEIRDTAVLLRRGKTLETFKLYPGSKIPPQTDSKTDRKQE
- a CDS encoding ExeA family protein, whose product is MYQAHFGLREAPFGLTPDTSFFFNGPQSQKALNTLLVAARNGEGFIKITGEVGTGKTFLCRKFMQSLGRDFVTAYIPNPNLPPRSLILALADDLDVLLEKDADQHQLLKSLNLRLLNLAAQGKRVLLCLDEAQAIPVDSLEALRLLTNLETEKRKLLQIVLFGQPELDVKLALPEIRQLAQRITFHYHLGPLSRDDVDFYVAHRLRVAGFDGARLFSRGGVRKLYQASGGIPRLINIMAHKALMVAYGEGRQQVSGRHVALAASDTLASKPRLWRKPWPWLAGAGVLAAACGVSWTLLNR